A region of Deltaproteobacteria bacterium CG2_30_66_27 DNA encodes the following proteins:
- a CDS encoding transcriptional regulator yields MSGHNKWSSIKHKKGKTDAIRGRAFTKITRELITAAKIGGGDPEGNARLRAAILAAKAVNMPNDNISRAIKKGTGDLEGVSYEEYMYEGYGPSGVAVLVKVLTDNKNRTVADLRHTFTKFNGNLGETGCVNWMFGKKGSISVLKESVDEEKLMELALDLGADDVDSDPESHEFEVRCEPEVFEAVKSGLEEKGVKISSAEVAMVPQTTVHLEGRPAESMLKMMNSLEESDDVQNVWANFDISDEDMEAFG; encoded by the coding sequence ATGTCCGGACACAATAAATGGAGCTCGATCAAGCACAAGAAAGGGAAGACCGACGCCATTCGTGGCAGGGCGTTCACCAAGATCACCCGGGAGCTCATCACCGCGGCCAAGATCGGCGGCGGCGACCCCGAGGGGAACGCGCGCCTGCGGGCCGCGATCCTGGCCGCCAAGGCGGTCAACATGCCCAACGACAACATTTCGCGTGCGATCAAAAAGGGGACCGGCGACCTCGAAGGCGTCTCGTATGAGGAGTACATGTACGAGGGGTACGGCCCCAGCGGTGTCGCGGTGCTGGTGAAGGTCCTCACCGACAACAAGAACCGGACGGTCGCCGATCTCCGCCACACCTTCACGAAATTCAACGGCAACCTCGGCGAGACGGGGTGCGTCAACTGGATGTTCGGCAAGAAAGGGTCGATCAGCGTCCTCAAGGAGTCCGTCGATGAAGAGAAGCTGATGGAACTGGCCCTCGACCTCGGCGCCGACGACGTCGACAGCGATCCCGAATCCCACGAATTCGAAGTCCGGTGCGAGCCGGAGGTCTTCGAGGCCGTGAAGTCGGGGCTCGAGGAGAAGGGCGTGAAGATCTCCTCGGCCGAGGTGGCGATGGTCCCCCAGACCACGGTGCACCTCGAGGGGAGGCCCGCCGAATCGATGCTCAAGATGATGAACTCTCTCGAGGAGTCCGACGACGTCCAGAACGTCTGGGCCAACTTCGACATCTCCGACGAGGACATGGAGGCGTTCGGCTGA
- a CDS encoding crossover junction endodeoxyribonuclease RuvC, whose protein sequence is MRRILGIDPGSLRTGYGIVDVRGNAVTPVAWGVIRLDGEASFPDRLFKIHRVLSDLILHHRPTEASVEKVFLAKNPSSALKLGQARGAAIVTCGIHGVAVHEYSAKEIKAAATGHGGAPKEQVAGMVARLLGIRDPIPPDASDALAMAFCHAVTRVVS, encoded by the coding sequence CTGAGACGAATCCTGGGGATCGATCCGGGGTCGCTGCGGACCGGGTACGGGATCGTCGACGTCCGGGGGAACGCGGTGACCCCCGTGGCGTGGGGCGTCATCCGGCTCGATGGCGAGGCGTCGTTCCCCGATCGCCTCTTCAAGATCCACCGCGTACTCTCCGACCTGATCCTGCACCATCGGCCCACGGAAGCCTCGGTCGAGAAGGTCTTCCTTGCGAAAAATCCCTCCTCCGCTCTCAAGCTCGGCCAGGCGCGCGGCGCGGCGATCGTCACCTGCGGCATCCACGGCGTCGCGGTCCACGAATACAGCGCCAAGGAGATCAAGGCGGCTGCGACCGGGCACGGCGGCGCCCCCAAGGAGCAGGTCGCCGGGATGGTCGCCCGCCTCCTCGGCATCCGGGACCCGATCCCCCCCGACGCCTCCGACGCCCTCGCCATGGCCTTCTGCCACGCCGTCACCCGCGTGGTATCATAG
- a CDS encoding Holliday junction DNA helicase RuvA translates to MIDHLRGRLAGGGKDFVVLECAGIGFRARVSDATRKDLPPDGESCILRTHLHFREGGADLYGFSTDTEREIFLATIGVSGVGPKSAMAMLSVLAVPGVLAACAREDAAPFSRVPGIGKKLAQRIALELPDRLKKVSVDFNPLEGEPTALPTAPEAEASEALAALGFPRTQAQLAVAAVRREKGTDLPTDLLIRESLRRLSGGR, encoded by the coding sequence ATGATCGACCATCTTCGAGGGCGCCTCGCGGGGGGCGGGAAGGATTTCGTGGTGCTGGAGTGCGCCGGGATCGGGTTCCGCGCGCGCGTCTCCGACGCGACCCGCAAGGACCTCCCCCCCGACGGCGAGAGCTGCATCCTGCGCACGCATCTTCATTTCCGGGAGGGCGGCGCCGACCTGTACGGTTTCTCCACGGACACGGAGCGCGAAATCTTCCTGGCGACGATCGGCGTGAGCGGCGTGGGACCGAAGTCCGCCATGGCGATGCTGTCGGTCCTCGCCGTCCCGGGCGTTCTCGCGGCGTGCGCGCGGGAAGACGCCGCTCCCTTCTCGCGCGTGCCGGGGATCGGGAAGAAGCTCGCCCAGCGGATCGCCCTCGAATTGCCGGACCGGCTGAAGAAAGTTTCGGTCGATTTCAACCCACTGGAGGGAGAGCCGACGGCGCTCCCCACGGCGCCGGAAGCGGAGGCCTCGGAGGCGCTCGCCGCTCTCGGGTTTCCTCGGACACAGGCCCAGCTTGCCGTCGCGGCCGTCCGGCGGGAGAAAGGCACCGATCTCCCCACGGATCTCCTGATCCGGGAGTCGTTGCGCCGCCTGTCGGGAGGGCGGTAA